Within the Maribacter sp. BPC-D8 genome, the region TGAATAGCTATGGTGTAGGGCAAGATGTAAAAGTGAGCATTAACCTTAGAGGAAGAGAGTGGACAAACCCTCAAGGTGAAGTAAAGTACTTTAATTCTATTCAAGGGTGGCGTATAGAAGGCGCATCTGCTGGAGCACCAGCTGGTGGTATGCCTCCGGTAGCACCAATGGAGGCTTTTGAGCCTGCAGATAAGTTGAATGAAGAGGATCATGATGATCTTCCTTTCTAAGAATTAGAATGAAATTTTATAAGGCATTATGTCTTTATACTAAGAAACTTGTTTAGCTTAAATAGTTAAACAAGTTTTTTTGTTTTATGACCTTTATCTATTTTGAACGAGAATTAAAAATCCACAAATAGTCATGTACTTTTTGACCGATGAACTTATTTTCCCGCCAGTAGATAGCGCCAATGTAGAGGGTTTGTTGGCAGTTGGCGGTGACCTCTCTCCAGAACGACTGCTATTGGCGTACCAAAGCGGAATTTTCCCTTGGTTCGATAATGATTCTATTATTTTATGGTGGAGTCCGGATCCTAGAATGATACTTTATCCGGATCACATCAAAATATCAAAAAGCATGAAGAAAGTTATTCGAGACAACCAGTTTCGATTAACTAAAAATACCTGTTTTAAAGAAGTGTTAGAATATTGCTCATCTGTACCACGTGAAGGTCAAGACGGCACTTGGATCACCGATGAAATGAAAAATGCATACATAGCATTACATGAAAGAGGTATTGCAAAATCATATGAAGTTTGGGAAGGCGATACTTTGGTAGGTGGCTTATATGGCGTTGATTTAGGGCATATTTTTTGCGGAGAAAGTATGTTTAGTCTAACCTCTAATGCATCAAAATTTGCATTTATTAAACTGGCACAAGAACTACAAGAAAAAGAATATAGCATGATAGATTGTCAGTTGCATACCGATCATTTAGAAAGTATGGGTGCGCAAGAAATTTCTAGACAAGATTTCATCAAGCTTTTAAAGTAAGATGCCAGGGTATTCAAGAGAATTACTAAACAAGGGTTTTACTTTGTATTTCAATGCAACCATTGGTTCTTAGTTCGCCGGACTCTAATATAGAACGTGGTCGTAATTTGGAGGAAGAGAAGTTTTACTTTTTTTGAAATTTCCGTCTGCATCAAATAGAATTTCATAATCTATAGAACCCTTATCTGTTTTGTCTGCGATAACTACTTGATAGTTGTTAGATGGTAAAATTAAATTTTGAAATGCATTTTTGAAAGTTTCTCCTACAGCTTCATTATTTGAAGGATATTGCTGTTTTAGTTTTCTAATTTTATATTTCGCGAAATTATTGTTCAAATACCCTGTAATCTTATCATAAGTATCATTGGGTATGTCGGTAACTTTAATAAGTATTTCTATAGCTTCTAATGTACCCTCTTCATCAAATTCAATACCATACCAAAGCTTGTCTTTTTTAAGCTTGGCTTCATAACTAATTATAGTGCTATCGGTTTCCTTGTAAAATTTAATACGCTTAAAATCGGATACGTTTTCATTAATATTCACGATAGCCGCTGCCGGAAATTGAGATTTGAGAATACGATGTTCTCTTTCATTTTTGTATTGAGAATGACCCAGCTGAAAACTAAATAGACAAGCAGCGAGTATAATTTTTATAAGATTATTTTTCATGTCAGTTGTAATTAATTTATGCTATACTTGGTTGTATCGAAAGCAATCTAACTGATGATCGTTTATCATACCTGTAGCCTGCATAAATGCATAAATAATTGTGCTACCTACAAATTTGAATCCGCGTTTTTTTAGGTCTTTACTGATAGTGTCAGAAATTGGGGTATTTGCTGGAGCGTCTTTGTAATTTACCACCTCGTTTTTAATAGGCTCATTATCTACAAAATTCCAAATATAGCTACTGAAACTACCAAACTCTTTTTGAATTTCTAGGTATGCAATGGCATTGGTCACCGTAGCACGTACTTTTAATTTGTTTCTGATAATACCTTCATCTTGTAATAAAGACAAGATTTTGGTTTCAGGGTATTTCGCGATTTTCTTGTAATCAAAATGATCAAACGCTACCCTAAAGTTCTCTCTTCTTTTTAAAATGGTAATCCAACTTAAACCAGCTTGAAAGGTTTCTAGCACTAAAAATTCAAATAAAAGTTCATCATCTTTTACAGGAACACCCCATTCTTGATCATGATAAGCTTCGTAAAGCGTATCGCCTTTGCACCAGCCACATCTATTAGGTTCCATAGTAAAATATTTAAGTAACAAAAGTATTGAAAATGAGTTGAAATATGGTGCGCTTCGGTGTATTGAAATATGATATATATGATTTTGACCGTAATTTATTTTCCTTCAAATGGATTGATATGAGTCAAAAAATAAGTGTTTAGCATTCTTTATTAAATGTTAAACTATTAGAATATGATAGTAATACTATTATATTTGCAATTCAATAAATTTCAGTGGATTATGGATAGGTTGTTACAAGGTGTACAAATTAGAATCAATGAAAAGCTTTATTTAAAAGATCCAGAATCTTCTGGTCTCGGTAAAAAAATCATTGAATTTAGTATTCAAATGATTAATGAAATAGGTTTTGAGAGTTTCACCTTTAAAAAGTTAGGTGCACAAATAGGGTCTAATGAAAGTTCTATATATCGTTATTTTGAAAATAAGCATAAGCTGTTGTTATATCTAACATCTTGGTATTGGGGTTGGATGGAGTATCAACTTGTATTTGCAACAAACAGTATTAAAAGTTCGAAAGAGAAGCTGCTTAAATCCATTTTAATTATAACAAGAGAAGTAAAAGAAGACTCTTCATTTTCACATATTAATGAAGTGTTGTTGAATAAGATTGTCATTAACGAATATTCAAAATCGTACACCACAAAAGAGGTTGATACCGAAAATAAAGAAGGTTTTTATGCCATATATAAAAGACTTGTGGGCAGGTTGGCTGAGATGATTTCTGAGGTAGATGCCGAATATGAGTACCCGACCAGTTTAGCGAGTACCATTCTTGAAAACGGATTGCATCAGCATTTTTTAAAAGAACATTTTCCGTCCCTTACAGATTGTAGCGATACAGTAACACCTACACAATACTTAACCCACCTAGTATTTAATACACTAAACAAAAACTTAGATGAATAAAAATATACTAACCGCATGGCAACGTTTTCTTGGCTTGTTAAAATTAGACAAGAAAGACGTATTTCAGGTATTCTACTACGCCATATTTGCAGGTGTCGTTAACCTTTCTTTGCCTTTAGGTATACAGGCAATTATCAATTTAATGCAAGGTGCGCAAATAAGCTCATCATGGGTGGTGCTTGTAATATTGGTAACCTTAGGGGTAGCATTTGTAGGTATTCTGCAATTAATGCAAATACGAATCATAGAAAATGTACAGCAAAAAATATTTACTAGGGCATCATTCGAATTTGCATACCGTTTCCCGAAAATAAAAATGAGCGAGCTTCATAATTACTATCCGCCAGAATTAGCGAATCGGTTTTTTGATACCTTGACCATTCAGAAATCGTTGTCAAAGGTTTTAATAGATTTTCCTGCTGCGCTATTACAGATAGTTTTCGGCTTATTGCTGTTATCTTTTTATCATCCATTCTTCATTGTGTATGGTATGCTATTACTTCTATTAATCTATGTGGTTTTTAAGTTTACGGCGCAACGAGGTTTAGATACCAGTTTAGAAGAATCTAAGAGTAAATATAAAGTAGCGCATTGGCTTCAAGAGATTGCTCGTTCAATTGTTAGTTTCAAATTATCAGGTAAAACTTCTCACGCATTAGATAAGAACGACACCTTGGTGGTTGAATATTTAAATGCGAGAGAAAGTCATTTTAAAGTGATTGTAATTCAATTTATTCAGATGATTGGTTTTAAGGTGCTGGTTACTGCTGGTCTTTTGCTTATTGGTGGTTTGTTGGTATTGAATCAAGAAATGAATATTGGGCAATTTGTAGCGGCAGAGATCATTATTCTTTTGGTAATTAATTCGGTAGAAAAATTAATTGTGGGTTTAGAAACTTTTTATGATCTATTGACATCTTTAGAGAAAATGGGTCAGGTAGTAGATAAAGAATTAGAAACACAAGAAGGTGAAAAACCATTCTTAGAAAATCAAGCCTTTACAGTAGAGTTAAGCGATATCTCGTATAGTGTTCCAGATCCAAAAAGAGAGATAATTTCTAATTTGAGCTTGACTATTTCACCAACATGTACCATTTTGTTGAGGGGTAGTAGTGGCTCTGGTAAAAATACCTTGTTGCGAATTATTGCAGGAATTATTGAACCAGATACTGGGGGTGTCTATGTAAACGGAGTCTCTTTAAAAGGGATGAATTTAAATTACTATCGTTCACATCTAGGTCAATCACTGCCAGAAGAATCGCCTTTTGAGGGGACCATTCTCCATAATATCACTTTTGGTGATAAAGAAACTACAAATGAGCAAGTGTATTGGGCATTAGATAAAGTCGGACTTACAGATTTTGTAAAGAAGCAGCCAGATGGATTAAATACCATTTTATATCCTGAAGGAAAACAGATTCCCCATACCGTATCTAAAAAGATAGTGCTCGCAAGAAGTATTGTTCGTAAACCCAAACTACTTATTCTAAAAGATCCACTGGATCAATTTAACAGTGAAGAGGCTGATCGAATTTTGAACTTTTTAAGTGATTCATCTAACGGGTGGGCATTACTTGTAGTAAGTGAAAATGATAAGTGGATTAAAAAATGTTCACGAATTATTACCATGGATAAAGGACAGATTATTAACGAAATCTCAGGAAAAGATGCTTAATATATCTCATAAAAAATTAAATGAAAAGGTGTCGATTGAGCGATTTAAATCCGTTCAAAAAGTAAATCACCAAAGGCATTACAAACACTTCAATCGCTTTTTGTTCGCTTTTGCCGTGGTAGGTGTAATCGTATTGTTTCTACCTTGGACGCAAACGATTAACGCTAGAGGATTTTTAACTACGCTAACACCTGGTCAAAGACCACAAACCATTCAATCTCAAATACCGGGTAGAATAGAAGAGTGGTATGTACAAGAAGGCGATTACGTAAAAAAGGGCGATACCATACTTTTTATATCTGAAGTAAAATCAGAATATTTTGATCCGGATTTAGTAGAGAGAACAGGGCAACAATTAAAGTCGAAAAGTTCTTCGGTAACATCATATGGTGATAAGGTCAAGTCTTTAGATAATCAGGTTGCAGCACTTGTTAACGAAAGAAGACTAAAGCTAGAACAGGCTAAAAACAAGTTGTTACAATCAAAATTAAAAGCACAAAGTGATAGTATAGATTTTGAAGCGGCTAAAACCAACATTAAAATAGCAGAGCGCCAATACGAACGTACGGCCATGTTACAAAGTGAAGGCTTAAAGGCAGTAACCGATGTTGAAGAAAAAAGGTTGAAGCTTCAAGAGACGCAGGCAAAGTTACTTTCTCAAGAGAACAAACTGTTGGCTGCTAAAAATGAAATTATCAATGCAGAAGTAGAAATCAATAGTGTTCAAGCTTCATATACCGATAAGATTTCAAAGGCGCAGAGCGATAAGTTTACGGCAATGTCCAATCAGTTCGATTCAGAAGCTCAGGTAAGTAAGTTGGAGAACGATTATACAAATTATCAAATGCGAAGTGCGCTACGTTACATTCGGGCGCCGCAAAATGGGTATATCAATAAAGTACTTACCGCAGGTATCGGCGAGACTTTTAAAGAAGGTACACCGTTAGTAGGTATTATGCCAGCTGAGTATGATATGGCAGTAGAAACTTTTGTGAACCCTATAGATTTACCGCTGATTCATTTAGGTGAAACGGTTAGAATTCAATTCGATGGTTGGCCTGCAATTGTATTTAGCGGTTGGCCAAATGCATCTTACGGTACATATGCTGGCAAGGTAGTGGCTATTGAGACCTTTATAAATCCGAATGGGAAGTACAGAGTATTGCTTTCTCCTGATAAAGAAGATCAAGCATGGCCAGAAGCCCTACGTGTAGGTTCTGGTGCAAATACGATTGCTTTATTAGAAGATGTGCCTATTTGGTATGAACTGTGGCGTCAGCTTAACGGATTCCCGGCCAATTATTATCAACCAGAAGGAGCTCAAGATAAACCTGTAAAAAAATAACGATGAAGAGAATTGTTGTCTTTTTATATCTGATAACTGGGTTGTTTGCGAATGCCCAGACTGTAGATTCTGTACAGCTAAATTTTAGAGAGTATTTGGGTTATGTGAAAAAGTATCATCCTATTGCTAAACAAGCAGAGATGGTGATGAGCATAGGTCAGGCAAATCTAATGAAAGCACGTGGTGGTTTTGATCCTAAGATATCTCTAGATTATTCTACGAAAGAGTTTAAGGGTACGGAGTATTACGATTTATTGAATTCAACTTTTAAAGTGCCTACATGGTACGGCATAGAGTTGAAGGGTGAATTTGAGCAATATTCTGGGGAATACTTGAACGCAGAAAGAAATGTCCCCGATGACGGACTCTATAGTGCCGGAGTCGCGCTGTCGCTAGGTCGTGGTTCTTGGATAAACGAGCGAATGGCCACTGTAAAAAAAGCAAAGTTCTTTAGGGAGCAGTCAAAAGCAGATAGAGATTTATTGGTAAATCAGATTTTGTTCGATGCCTCTTTGGCATATTTCAATTGGTTGCAAGCCTATAGAAATAGTTTGTTGTTCAATGATTTTTTATTGAATGCTAAAGTCCGGTTGAAGGGCGTTAACCGAAGTGCACAAGCAGGTGAAATTGCAGCTATCGATACGGTAGAAGCAAAGATTTCAGTACAGAATAGAGCGTTAGAGCGTGAGCAGGCTAATGTAGCTTTGCGTAATGCTAGATTAGAACTTTCTAATTACCTGTGGATGGGTGAAAATATTCCGATGGAATTGCAGCAAGATGTTGTACCAGATACATCGTTAGATACCGAGATAGATCAAGCTTTAGAAATTTTAGGAAAACCATTGGATAGTTTTGTGTTAGAGAATCATCCGAAGTTAAAATCATTAGGCTATAAAATTGATGGTCTGGTTGTGGATAAGCGACTAAAAACGAATAAGCTGTTGCCTAGAATAGATGTGGAATATAAGTTTATTACAGATGAGCCACAGTACTTAAACTCATTTGAAAAACAGAATTATAAAGCCGGACTAAATTTTGAACTTCCGCTATTTCTTAGAAAAGAAAGGGGAGATTTAAAATTGGCGAAATTGAAACTAAAAGACGCGCAGTTCGAGCTTGATAATGCTGAGGTTCAGATTCAGAATAAAATAACCGCTATCTACAATGAATTAGATTCTTTTGAGAATCAGAATGTATTGATAAATGATATTGTAGCGAGTTATGAAGCTTTGCTTGCGGCCGAAGAACGAAAATTCAGTTTTGGCGAAAGTTCACTTTTCTTAATTAATTCAAGAGAAACCAAATTGATAGATGCGGTTTTAAAACAAAACCAGGTAGAGAACAAATACTTTACGGCAAAGGCTAAGTTGTTCAATAGTTTAGCGGTGAATCCTGAGAATTTGTAAGCATTGTACTTTTATTACTACTAAAGCGTTCGATTAAAGTATATAAATTAGTATTCGCATGGAATTAGTAATAGAAGATTTGATTAAAAAAGGATTAGCGTCAAGTTATAGTTATTCAGCATACAGAACATTGGTTTCAGATTTGGCTGAAAAAGGTGAGGCTACTGGTCCTGAACAATCAGAGGCATTATCGCAGTATACCCAATTAAATAATAGCCGTATGCGCCGATGGGATAAAACCTTGAAGTTTAGCGACGAGGCTGTAGCCAAAATTAAAGCTGTCGATCAGAAAATTTCGTGGTTGGTATTATCAGAAAGTTGGTGTGGCGATGCTTCACCTGCATTACCAGTAATGAATAAGATTACTGAGTTAAATTCGAATATATCGTTGTCTATAATTCTTCGCGATGAGAATTTAGATATCATGAACCAGTTTTTGACCAACGGTGGTATGTCTATACCAAAGTTAATTGCGATAGATGAAGAGGAGAGTGCTGTGGTGGCAACTTGGGGTCCTAGGTCAATGAAGGCAACACAGTTAGTTGAAGATTATAAAGCTGAACATGGTAAATTAACACCTGAGTTCAAACAAGACTTACAGGTTTTTTATAATAAAGATAAAGGGCAAAGTATTTTAGGAGATCTGCTGAAGTTACTTCCCTTGAAATAAGTAAGTAATCGTTCCTTTCTGAGAATCTTTATCAGATGAATTAAATCTTGCTTTTAAAGCGTAATTAATAGCGTTTTCAACAAGGCATCCGTTAGAAGTACCAGAACTTTTCTCGTTATAATCTGCTTCGGTAACATAACCTAAAGCATTTACTTCAATATTGATAACAACTTTTCCTCCTTCGATACAAGTATATATCGGAGGGGGTAATTTATAATTATTTCTATCTACTAAAGAATACGAAACTGAAGTTCTTCTTGCCGCAAGGTTATTTGTAAACTCTTTCTTTTGCGCTTCCTTTTCGCCTAAAAGTTGTTTTTTTTCTTCTCGCTTTTTAGCTAGCGCTTTTACTCTTTCAGAATAACCTGAATCAGAAATTAGATTTTCGGTAGGATCGCCATCGCTCATCTCATTGCGCTCTTCCATTAACTCTTCTAGAGTTTGTAACGGCTCTGGATTACCATAACTAGGCTTTGCCGTTTCGTTAAAAGCTAAATGACTTTTAATAGGGTCTGCGTTTGCTAAATCTTCTTTTGGCTCCTCTTCTTTTAGAATTTCTTCTAAAACCTCAGGGTCCATGACCATTTCAACAACATAGTCTTCTTTAGATTCTTGTTGACCACCAAACTGAATATTATACAATACCAGCACTACAATAGACAAGCTAAAGATAGTGGCAAGTAATGATAATTGTTTTCTGTTCAGATTCATGGATATATAACCTTAATAATACCAAAATATTTTAGAAGATCGATAAAGGGTAATCAATAGTTTATTGTCTATTTTTCTTCTGCACCTAATAATAAATCAGCAAAGACTAAAGGGTCTTGAGCATTATCTACGTTAAAATCACCTATTTTGGTTCTTCTCAATGCCGTTAAATGTGCACCAGAATTCAGCACTGCGCCAAAATCATGAGCAATAGATCGAATATAAGTGCCTTTGCTGCAAGCGATTCTAAAGTGAATATTTAAGCCATCGATAGCGGTAATATCAAAAGCACTTACATTTACTTTACGCTTTGGTATGTCAACTGTTTTACCTTCGCGAGCCAATTCATAAAGTCGCTTACCATCTTTTTTTAAGGCAGAGAAAACAGGCGGTGCCTGGTCAATATCACCTATAAATTGATGGGTGGTAGTTTTTATAAGATCAGGGGTAATGTGGTCTGTTGCGAAAGTTTCGTTTATTTCTGTTTCAAGATCATAAGAAGCTGTAGTGCCGCCTAAGGTAAAAATACCTGCGTATTCTTTTTCTTGACCTTGGTATTCTGTAATTTTCTTAGTGAACTTTCCAGTACAAATGATAAGGAGACCCGTTGCTAACGGATCCAATGTACCTGCGTGTCCGATTTTAAATTTCTTTAAACTGAACTTTTTTCTGATAGCCCATTTCAACTTATTGACAGCCTGAAAAGACGACCATTCTAGTGGTTTGTCGATTAATAATACCTGACCGTTTAAATAGTCTTCTTGGGTCAAATCTTTCATGAATTTGGGAGTTTAGGTAGTACTACGGATTAGTGAATCCGTATATAACGGCAATCAATCCTACAACAAGACAGTAGATGGCAAAATAGGATAGCTTGCTTTTGCGAACCAGTTTAATCATCCATGTACAAGCAGCAAGACCGGCAAGAAAGGCAGCAATAAAACCAGCGCCCATTGCGATATTGTTTTCTCCATCAAAATTTAGATCTCCGCTCATAATGTCTTTTGCGATTTTACCGAAAATTAATGGTACAACCATTAAGAAAGAAAATCGAGCAGCTTTCGATTTGTCTACACCTAAAAGAACAGAAGTAGAAATGGTAGCTCCACTACGAGAAATGCCAGGTAGCATTGCAATTGCTTGAGAGATACCAACTATAAAAGCATTTTTGAAACTTACCTTTTTATCAGTATCCTTAGCTTTATCTGCAAAATATAGAAGTACTGCCGTAATGATAAGCATAAAGCCTACAAAACGAATATTACCGCCAAATAATTCTTCTAATTGTTCTTCAAAGAACAAGCCAATGAATACTGCGGGTAGCATAGAGATAATAATCTTAGCGGAAAACTGACTTTCTTCGTTCCATTTAAATTGAAACAAACCGCTTAAAATTTCCCAAATATCTTTTCTGAAAACAACAATGGTACTAAGAGCAGTAGCAAAATGAAGTATTACGGTAAATAATAAACTATCTTCTGGTACAGAGTTGTCTCCTAAAATGGCTTTACCCAATTCTAAATGACCGCTTGAAGAAACGGGTAGAAACTCGGTTAATCCTTGAATAATGCCGAGTATAATTGCGTCTAAAGTATCCAATTAATCTTTCTTTTTGTGGGGGTTCAATAAAATGGCATAAATTTCTATACCTAAGCCAATAAGCACTAAAGTAGGTGCTAGCCTAATTCTTCTAAAATTATAAATTTCAGGGTTAAATACGTTGGGGTCATCGCTGCCGCCACCGCTCATTAAAATAAAACCTATCGCAATACAGGCAAGACCAATGAACATGAACATGTAATTTTTCTTCTGAAAAATAAATTCTTGTTTAGCGTGCTGTTCCACTTTGTTGTTTTTACTCATGCCGCAAATTTAATAATATAATTCGTCCGTTCTAAGATTTAAGAAGCGTTGGGTCGCAAAATAGGTGCTAATGAACGAAATAAGTATTCCCAATAGAAAAACACTAACAAATAAAATGACTAAAATATAAGGTTCATCGAATAACCCTAAATCTTGAAAATTAGTATTTACATAATATACGACGCCACCAATAGCCAATAAAGCAATTGCTGCACCGATCATACCTAGTTTAATATTTTGCCATATAAATGGTCTTCTTATAAAGGTCTTTGTCGCCCCAACCATTTGCATGGTTTTGATGATAAATCTTTTAGAATAGATAGATAAACGTATAGAACTATTAATTAATAGAACTGCGATAAAGGTAAAAATAGCGCTGGCTACCAAGATCCAGAAACCTATTTGTTCAACACTTTTGGCTACCATGCTTACTAATACCTTGTCGTAACTAACTTCATCAACAAAACTCTTTTCTGAAAGGGTATCGGCAATTTCTTGTACTTTCTCGGCAGTAACGAAATCTGCATTCAACTTTACGTCGATAGAGTTCTTTAGCGGATTGTAGCCTAAATAGTCAACAAAGTCTTCGCCGATTTCTTCGCTATGCTGTTCTGCAGCTTCTTCTTTAGATACGTACGTAGATGATTTCGTGTATTCAGACATTGCCAATGTCTTTTGAAGCTGTTCGATCTCAATTTCTTTGGTGTTTTCTTTTAAGAAGACAGAGATGGTGATTTGTTCTTTAGAACGATCTGCCATTTTTTTGGTATTTAAAACCAGTAATCCTAAAATGCCTAATAGGAATAAGACCAATGCAATAC harbors:
- a CDS encoding cell division protein FtsX; its protein translation is MANSFENYQRRKLISSYFSVVLSIALVLFLLGILGLLVLNTKKMADRSKEQITISVFLKENTKEIEIEQLQKTLAMSEYTKSSTYVSKEEAAEQHSEEIGEDFVDYLGYNPLKNSIDVKLNADFVTAEKVQEIADTLSEKSFVDEVSYDKVLVSMVAKSVEQIGFWILVASAIFTFIAVLLINSSIRLSIYSKRFIIKTMQMVGATKTFIRRPFIWQNIKLGMIGAAIALLAIGGVVYYVNTNFQDLGLFDEPYILVILFVSVFLLGILISFISTYFATQRFLNLRTDELYY
- the truB gene encoding tRNA pseudouridine(55) synthase TruB; translated protein: MKDLTQEDYLNGQVLLIDKPLEWSSFQAVNKLKWAIRKKFSLKKFKIGHAGTLDPLATGLLIICTGKFTKKITEYQGQEKEYAGIFTLGGTTASYDLETEINETFATDHITPDLIKTTTHQFIGDIDQAPPVFSALKKDGKRLYELAREGKTVDIPKRKVNVSAFDITAIDGLNIHFRIACSKGTYIRSIAHDFGAVLNSGAHLTALRRTKIGDFNVDNAQDPLVFADLLLGAEEK
- a CDS encoding peptidase domain-containing ABC transporter — translated: MNKNILTAWQRFLGLLKLDKKDVFQVFYYAIFAGVVNLSLPLGIQAIINLMQGAQISSSWVVLVILVTLGVAFVGILQLMQIRIIENVQQKIFTRASFEFAYRFPKIKMSELHNYYPPELANRFFDTLTIQKSLSKVLIDFPAALLQIVFGLLLLSFYHPFFIVYGMLLLLLIYVVFKFTAQRGLDTSLEESKSKYKVAHWLQEIARSIVSFKLSGKTSHALDKNDTLVVEYLNARESHFKVIVIQFIQMIGFKVLVTAGLLLIGGLLVLNQEMNIGQFVAAEIIILLVINSVEKLIVGLETFYDLLTSLEKMGQVVDKELETQEGEKPFLENQAFTVELSDISYSVPDPKREIISNLSLTISPTCTILLRGSSGSGKNTLLRIIAGIIEPDTGGVYVNGVSLKGMNLNYYRSHLGQSLPEESPFEGTILHNITFGDKETTNEQVYWALDKVGLTDFVKKQPDGLNTILYPEGKQIPHTVSKKIVLARSIVRKPKLLILKDPLDQFNSEEADRILNFLSDSSNGWALLVVSENDKWIKKCSRIITMDKGQIINEISGKDA
- a CDS encoding HlyD family secretion protein, producing the protein MLNISHKKLNEKVSIERFKSVQKVNHQRHYKHFNRFLFAFAVVGVIVLFLPWTQTINARGFLTTLTPGQRPQTIQSQIPGRIEEWYVQEGDYVKKGDTILFISEVKSEYFDPDLVERTGQQLKSKSSSVTSYGDKVKSLDNQVAALVNERRLKLEQAKNKLLQSKLKAQSDSIDFEAAKTNIKIAERQYERTAMLQSEGLKAVTDVEEKRLKLQETQAKLLSQENKLLAAKNEIINAEVEINSVQASYTDKISKAQSDKFTAMSNQFDSEAQVSKLENDYTNYQMRSALRYIRAPQNGYINKVLTAGIGETFKEGTPLVGIMPAEYDMAVETFVNPIDLPLIHLGETVRIQFDGWPAIVFSGWPNASYGTYAGKVVAIETFINPNGKYRVLLSPDKEDQAWPEALRVGSGANTIALLEDVPIWYELWRQLNGFPANYYQPEGAQDKPVKK
- a CDS encoding DUF3098 domain-containing protein encodes the protein MSKNNKVEQHAKQEFIFQKKNYMFMFIGLACIAIGFILMSGGGSDDPNVFNPEIYNFRRIRLAPTLVLIGLGIEIYAILLNPHKKKD
- the aat gene encoding leucyl/phenylalanyl-tRNA--protein transferase gives rise to the protein MYFLTDELIFPPVDSANVEGLLAVGGDLSPERLLLAYQSGIFPWFDNDSIILWWSPDPRMILYPDHIKISKSMKKVIRDNQFRLTKNTCFKEVLEYCSSVPREGQDGTWITDEMKNAYIALHERGIAKSYEVWEGDTLVGGLYGVDLGHIFCGESMFSLTSNASKFAFIKLAQELQEKEYSMIDCQLHTDHLESMGAQEISRQDFIKLLK
- a CDS encoding undecaprenyl-diphosphate phosphatase; its protein translation is MDTLDAIILGIIQGLTEFLPVSSSGHLELGKAILGDNSVPEDSLLFTVILHFATALSTIVVFRKDIWEILSGLFQFKWNEESQFSAKIIISMLPAVFIGLFFEEQLEELFGGNIRFVGFMLIITAVLLYFADKAKDTDKKVSFKNAFIVGISQAIAMLPGISRSGATISTSVLLGVDKSKAARFSFLMVVPLIFGKIAKDIMSGDLNFDGENNIAMGAGFIAAFLAGLAACTWMIKLVRKSKLSYFAIYCLVVGLIAVIYGFTNP
- a CDS encoding thioredoxin family protein, whose amino-acid sequence is MELVIEDLIKKGLASSYSYSAYRTLVSDLAEKGEATGPEQSEALSQYTQLNNSRMRRWDKTLKFSDEAVAKIKAVDQKISWLVLSESWCGDASPALPVMNKITELNSNISLSIILRDENLDIMNQFLTNGGMSIPKLIAIDEEESAVVATWGPRSMKATQLVEDYKAEHGKLTPEFKQDLQVFYNKDKGQSILGDLLKLLPLK
- a CDS encoding DUF3127 domain-containing protein, giving the protein MEIEGKVKLVGETQTFGSNGFRKRELVVTTDEQYPQHIMVEFVQDKCDLLNSYGVGQDVKVSINLRGREWTNPQGEVKYFNSIQGWRIEGASAGAPAGGMPPVAPMEAFEPADKLNEEDHDDLPF
- a CDS encoding DNA-3-methyladenine glycosylase I, with amino-acid sequence MEPNRCGWCKGDTLYEAYHDQEWGVPVKDDELLFEFLVLETFQAGLSWITILKRRENFRVAFDHFDYKKIAKYPETKILSLLQDEGIIRNKLKVRATVTNAIAYLEIQKEFGSFSSYIWNFVDNEPIKNEVVNYKDAPANTPISDTISKDLKKRGFKFVGSTIIYAFMQATGMINDHQLDCFRYNQV
- a CDS encoding TetR/AcrR family transcriptional regulator yields the protein MDRLLQGVQIRINEKLYLKDPESSGLGKKIIEFSIQMINEIGFESFTFKKLGAQIGSNESSIYRYFENKHKLLLYLTSWYWGWMEYQLVFATNSIKSSKEKLLKSILIITREVKEDSSFSHINEVLLNKIVINEYSKSYTTKEVDTENKEGFYAIYKRLVGRLAEMISEVDAEYEYPTSLASTILENGLHQHFLKEHFPSLTDCSDTVTPTQYLTHLVFNTLNKNLDE
- a CDS encoding TolC family protein, with protein sequence MKRIVVFLYLITGLFANAQTVDSVQLNFREYLGYVKKYHPIAKQAEMVMSIGQANLMKARGGFDPKISLDYSTKEFKGTEYYDLLNSTFKVPTWYGIELKGEFEQYSGEYLNAERNVPDDGLYSAGVALSLGRGSWINERMATVKKAKFFREQSKADRDLLVNQILFDASLAYFNWLQAYRNSLLFNDFLLNAKVRLKGVNRSAQAGEIAAIDTVEAKISVQNRALEREQANVALRNARLELSNYLWMGENIPMELQQDVVPDTSLDTEIDQALEILGKPLDSFVLENHPKLKSLGYKIDGLVVDKRLKTNKLLPRIDVEYKFITDEPQYLNSFEKQNYKAGLNFELPLFLRKERGDLKLAKLKLKDAQFELDNAEVQIQNKITAIYNELDSFENQNVLINDIVASYEALLAAEERKFSFGESSLFLINSRETKLIDAVLKQNQVENKYFTAKAKLFNSLAVNPENL